The Diceros bicornis minor isolate mBicDic1 chromosome 8, mDicBic1.mat.cur, whole genome shotgun sequence genomic interval CCGGAGCTGCCATGTGTTGGGATGGGGTCAGAGCACGTGCAGAGCTGGGAGACTGGGGGTTCACTCAACTGAAATGGGCCCAGGAAGGGTGCAGTGGAGGAGTTGCTTTAAAACGCTCACCCTGGTTGCTTTGTGAAGAACAGAATGCGGGGGATGCTGGGGCCCCTAAGAAGTTGCTGCTCTGCTCCAGGCCCTGCTCAGATGGTAGTCAGATCCTGGACATCCTGTACAGGGGGCGCCGCAGGATCTCCATGTGAAACCCCCAGCTTCATACCATGCGCACCTTGAAGTCACTTCTAGGAGGATGTCCTCCTGCCCTCAGGGTGGGGCGGGGCCTCCCGCAGGATAGGAAGAGGCTGGTTTATTGGGGTTCATTAAGaaatctgttcatcaaaagacaccatgaaGAGAgagcaccaggccagcccagacgGGGGGCCTCGAGCCGCAGGCAGCGCCGACGGTCACAGAGGAGAGGAATGCCTGCAGTCATGTCTGTCTGTGTCCATCCGGTTAGAAACCGCAATGCTGGCACCTCACGTGTGTGGACACCTGGCTTTCTTGGATGATGTTTAGTTTTGGTTTATGTTGTACACGCTGGCACCCCTCCAGCCAGCTGGTTTAACGTCACTCCTGTGACTTCCACGGCCAAGGGCATGTGGACGTCAGGGAAACCGTcagcaggagagagaaagatCCAGACACTGCAGCTGTGTGGACGGAGGACACACGGTGGACCGTGATGTGTGGGCGGAAGGCCACCTCTTGGGATTTAGAGCAGAGCTGAGAAACAAGGATGGAGAACAGGAGAGGAAGAGCCTTGGAACCTCGTGTGGGAGGAGCCAGCGTGTGCCTGACAGGATGGGTTCAGGAAAAGAGTCAGAAGGTGGTGGAGAAAAGGTCACAGAAGTGATCTAAGAGCACAACCTCCTCTGAGGCGAGGTGCCGCCTCACCCTGTTCAGTGAATAGGAACCCGACGCTGGGCCTTCACACATGGCTATGGGGCTGTGGGCTGTGGCCCGcaagaggggcagggggaggaggcagTGTGGCCGGGGGCAAAGGGGCTTGTCCAGGCCACACACCTGGTCCTCCTGGCCTGAGTCCTGCTCTGTGCCCTCCCCTCATCCCCAGGCCTGGCAGTCAGGACATGggctccgggagccctggtggggtGTCAGGCCGTGTGAGGTGGGGTGGCGTCGGGGCACCACCCACTCTCAGCCTCTGGCAGCCCAGCTGTCATCCTTACTGAGGGCACAGTAGAGCTGCCCTTGCATGGCCACCCTGAACTGCCCGCTGCAGAGCTTCCTCAGAACCTGGAGCGCTCACAGGTGGTCTCCAGCGCCCGGCCCTCCGCTGGTGCACACCCTTTGCCCTTTTGGTCTTCTGCTCTTCTGCCCTCACCGGCAAGCACTTGTTTgcacagccagccagccagggggaccTGTGCTGGTCCGCGGGTGCAGTGCATGCTGAGCCTGTGCATTGCCATGAACTCCgattattgttttttgttgttaattttgcTGTAAATGTCTGGTTTTAACTGCAGAGTCATGAGCTATAATGTAGTTGTTTCTGTGTGTTAACTTACTGCCTACCTGAGATACAACAGTGTCTGAGTTGCTGTGGTTGCGTCTCTTGAAAAGCTTGTATCCCGTGCTGCACTCACTGGGGGCCTCTGAGGCCTCCTCCAGCCACAGCTCCTGCGCGGAGGTCGGCCTGCCCTGGCTGCTTGGACGTGGAGGTTCTGTGGTGAACTCCTAACTTGCTTTGCCATGGCTGACCTTGGGCTGAGACAGTGGACAAGGAAGCCGACTTGCCCTCTAGCAGTGCCGAGCCGCAGTGTGAGGCCTGCACCGGGACGCTGGAGACATGTCTGAGTCACGGCTCGCCTGCTGGTGTGGGACTCCAGCACGTAGAGCGTCCGTGGTCACTTGAGAGTGCAAGGGATCCCTTGGGTTGGCTGTTCCACCCGTTCACTGAGAAACTGATGTCGGCTAACGTTTTTGGCTGGTGTGGCGTGGGCGCATTCAGCACCCCGCCCTGCACCCTGTGCAGCTGGGGAAGTCATCCTTCCTGGCGGCCTTGCAGGCCCCGGGCACCACACGGAGCTCCCTTAACTGCAGCAGATGTGTGGTTGAGTTGGTGGAGGTTCCTTACTGTGGGCTCCTCCAGAGCTCGGGGATGCACGCCCTGGGCCGGTCTTCCCGAAGAGCGAAGGCAttggagagaaggggaggggagagaaaactgGGCCAGAGCCTGCCCCTTCTCAAAAACCTCGAGTTCAGGTAAATCTTAACAAGAGAAAACACACGGAAAGTGAGAGTGTGGGCTGCCGGGGTCTCCAGGTTTTCCTGGTGTAGGGCTGAAGGGGGGGTGGGCTCTGCCCTCGGGGCCCCAAGGTTCTGGGTGGGGCTCGGGAGACGGTATCTAAATGCGGCACAGGCCTTGCCGATGGCCAGACCCCGCAGGGTGTGCTCCTGCGAGATCAGAACACCCCCAGCCCTTCTGCCAGGCTGCACAGTGGGGCGCAGGGTTAGCGTCGGGGCGAGGTTGCTGGCAGCGAGCCCGCCGGGAGCGAGCCCGAGGGCGTCCGCGGCCCTTGAGGCGGGGGTCCAGGGGTCCAATGCCTGAGTCCAGTGCCAGTGGTCTGAGCACGCACCGCTTTCTTCCCCTAAGGACTTAGTGAACATCGAGATGTTCCTGACGGCCAAAGAAGTGGAGGAGTCCCTGGAGAGGCGCGAGACCGCCACCTGCCTGGCCTGGTGCCACGATAACAAGTCCCGGCTGCGCAAGATGAAGGTGTGCGGGGCTCCGGGGGCGCAGGGCGCgcctggggggcgggggcggggcgctcATGCGGAACTGGGGTGGTCGGAGGCTGTGCCAGCTCCCCGGAACCAGCACGCCTCCACCTGCTGGTTCCGAGTTCTTTGGTTCTGGTTCGTGGGCTGGGCTTGTGGGGTTTGGTGTGGGTCTTGGTTTTTCAGTGGTGATGTTTGGTTTTTAGATAAAATCCCTGAAGAGCGCGCCCGTTTGCCTTACTGCTTGGACCACTGTTCCAAGCGTGCGAGTCAAGGGCGAGGTGGTGGCCGGGCGCGCAGCATGTTCAGCGCTGCTGGGTTGGAGCCTGGGGCCGTGTGCCTGCTGTTCAGTCAGGACGCGGGGAGCCCCTGGGGAAGCTGGTGCCCCCGGGCAAGGGTGTCGAGTTCCGGGCTCAGATATTCTTCTCAAATACAGCTTTTCTTGAGACCCACAAGCAGCTtaaaaaatagacacataaacATAAATTACAGAATTTGAACATGCTTACTAAAAGGTAGTGTCACCGCGGGGCTTACAGAAATGGTTAACTGGTATTAACCTTCCCCTGCCTCCGTTAGAAaaactgtttgttttcttttttctaaaccgAGTGCGTTTAACCCCTCCCCGGTTGAGCTTGTTGTGTGCACACAGTCACCAGCCAAGGGTGACACTCTCTGCCACTCAGGGCCGCCAAAGTGAGCACGACGCGAAGACAGGACGGAAAAGTAGAGTGGCCAGTGGCTCCCCTAAAGAGAGTGAGGATCTTGGTATGGAAACCATAAAAGGAAAGCCCGAAGTGGTATGTAACTCTCGCCCGCTCGCCTGCTCCAACCCCACAGCTGCGCACACGGTGGGAGCTAGGTCAGAAGGAAGCTAGGCCTCCCGTCTTCATGGGCATTTCTGCAAGCCCTCTCGCCTCCCAGACAACGCTGCTGCTTGGCGAGGGCGTGCCCACGGGGGCTGGGTCTCAGGTGGGGCCTCGCAGCCATGGGGGcagggcggggggcggggagccAGATCCAGGACAGCAGATCCTGTCACCTCTCCATTTGCCTTGAAAGAACACAAGTACCCAGACAACAATGCATTTGGAAGACGCCCTGGTGAGGTGGACAGACCACACAGTTCGTGTATGTGCATGAGCTCACACATGCGGGCGCACACGCAGgccggggaggggagaggagagaggagcatggAGGGGCCACAGACGCAAGCGGGACCCCTCAGATCAGTCCTGAGACTCCAGACGAGAAAGGAAACTTTGAGGCCAAGTTCCCGTAGTTGGAGAACACTTCTGGGATAACGGTGTGCCAGTTATCCTAGCATCTGTGGGCTGACTCAGGCCTCCAGTCACTGCCCGACACTGGCGCAGCGGGGTCCACGCTGCCTGTCTGGAAAGTCAGATGGAACCACACACGTGGCCGCCCCATGCCTGTCACAGATAGCACAGGATGTAGCCAGCGTGCAGTACTCGGTGTGACCATCTAGAATCGTGGTGTTATACGTTTGAGTCTGAATCCTGGAGTTTCAGTACATGTGTAGTTTACCTATTAGTGGACCGTTTGACCGTTAACCACATAGAGCCAAGGGCTGTTGTAAATAACGACGTGTTTGAACGCGTCAGTTGTATAAAGTGAGAGTTTACCCGTAACACTGCTTGTCTGGCACGTCCGCCCAGCGGCTCCCTCCTGCTTTTAGACACAGCCCCCAGTGCCCCTGAGTGCAGAAGTGGAGATCATCCATTGCCCTGGGGAGGCAGGCAAGGCCTCTTCCTGCCGGTCTCCCTTCGGCCCCTGCTGGTCTGGCCTTTGAAGGGAGCTCGTCACTGGGGCCAGGACTTCGTTCCTCTTCATGATTTGTGCCACACCTGCCGCTCAGCACACGGCACATGCTCCCCCAGTTGGGGTCGGGCCAGACTGCTGCCTGGGCgcagagggtggggaggagggggagggcagggacACCCGCCTTGCCGGGAGCACCCGTGGTGTGGACGTGCTGGGCGCCAGGTGAGTGGCTCTCTGCACCTTTGCCCTGGCCAGCCCCCGGCTCTGGGCAGCACAGTCCATCATCAGTCACGTCAGCCGGTGCTCCACCCTTGTGTCTGTGGAGTGGGCTGGGGCCGCATGGAGGGCACCCCTGATGGGTCCGGCTGAGGTGCTTCCTGAGAATGCAGCAAGCACCCCTGGAGGCTcggggtgggggcagggttgACTGACTACTGGCCGTGTGGAATTTCCGTTGGTGCCATCTTGTGGTCTGGGTACCCTGGAAGTCAAAGTGACAAATGAGTGAAGAACCCTAAGAGTTGCTTCTTCTATGAATTCCACACATACTGTTTCTGGTGGGAAATACTGAGTGTTTTCTGAAACCACGTTGAAGATAtagtttaaattatttcttttgtaaaataatcCAGCTTTTCATCTTCAGTTACAAAAGTGAATTTTGCCTGCTTGCTCCCTACCCTCAGCCACAAGAGTTTTAGCCCAAATTGGATTGATGCCACTAAGATTTCAGTGTTCGTGTTTAGGCTTCAGTACCAGTGACCCGGCCGCTAGTGCACGGTTAGCACCCCTCAGAACCCCGGGCGGAGCCGTTGGACGGACGCCTGCCAGACACTCAGCCGCCTTGGCCCACCTCCTTCCGGACGCCTGCCAGACACTCAGCCGCCTTGGCCCACCTCCTTCCAGCAGCTCCCGCCCCAGGCCCCTCGCACCCTCCGAAAACCCTGGGGCCCCGCCTTTCACAGGAGCCAGCGTCTGACCATCTCTCGCCACCTCTGCCCACCTGCCTGGTCCTGGCGACTGCAGGGCCTCGAACTGGCTCTTTCCTCTGGCTAGAACCTTCTCCCCAGGCGTCCGTAGGGCCCCTACCCGCCACGAGTCCTTCCGGTGCGCCCTGCTTAGAGACCCAGGTTCTCACCCGCTCTGCGCTTGTTGCTCCTCTTCTGCCCGTGCAAGGTGCCACCATCCCGCACCTCCTCCACCAGGCGTCAGGGCCTCGGCATGGGTGGCCCGCCTCTCCCAGAGCAGCACCTGTCTGGGACAGACCCTGGGGACAGACCCAGCAGCTCGCGATTCTGAGTCCGAGGCCCCTGCCGAGGCTGTGCTGAAGGAGGGGAGTGGGGTTGGGAGAAGGAAGCGTGGCATGCTCGGGCTCGTGTGACTTTCCTGGTGATAACACATTCTGGGGAGCCGCTTCGTCCTCAATGAGTTGGGAACCTGCCATCACGTGGACACTCGGGAAGTCGTGGCCCCAGCGCCTCGAAGTGACTGCTAGCTGCTTCTCACCCTCAGTGACTCCTGTCAGGCGCCCAGGGCCCAGCCCCACGGGGGCTGCTCGGGGCCATTGCCCCTTGGTTTGCAGTGCTGCTCGCGCCACATTGCCCCAAGGCTGTGCAGGCACAGGCTGGGCCGCGGACACCAGAGCCAACAGTGTGGGCCAGGGCTGACATTGCAGTTTTGGCGTCAGACCTGCCTCCCGGTGGCTCTGAGCGTCTGTGGCGGTGTGTGCGTAGCGTCGAGCTGGTCTGGCGGGGTGTGCGGGGGCGTGCCTCTGCGGGGGCGTCTTCTGAGCTTCGTCGTGCCTTTGTCCCCAGAGCTGCCTGGAGTTCAGCCTAAGGATTCAGGAGTTCATCGAACTCATCCGGCAGAACAAGAGACTGGACGCGGTGAGGTAGGACGTGCAGATGGGCACATGGTCCCTGGACCGGAGGGTGGGGCTCCCTCCCTGACGTCCCAGGGCGGGCGTGGGGCAGGGGCATCTGGGTGCAGTTGGTGTTGCCGGGGTTTGGTGCCCGTAGCCAGGGCCACATGGAAGGGCTTGGGCGGGTGCCCTTTGCGGCTTGGTTGCCGCACCTGGGTGTTTCCTCTGTGGGATTCTGCGCTTGGTGCGTGGGCCTGGCCCCATCTCCCTGAGGGGCTTCTCCATGACGCTGCTCTCCAGCGTCTGGGTGGGGTCGCGCCCAGTGCATTGAGCTCCCGGCagcccctggcccaggtggcacGGGGTGGGGCTCCCTTGGTCCTGAGGCTGTGGTGTAGACTGAGCTCAGAGTCTTAAAGATGACAGTGCAAACTTAGATGAACCAAAGTCTTGTTTTCTAGACACGCAAGAAAGCACTTCAGTCAGGCCGAAGGGAGCCAGCTGGACGAAGTCCGCCAGGTCATGGGCATGCTGGCCTTCCCGCCAGACACGCACATCTCCCCCTACAAGGTAACCTGCGCCTGTGCCCTCAGGCTCCAGAGGGCTGGGCTGTGGCCGCTCCCACGCTCGAGCAGGACCAGCACTCCAGGTGGCTCTCTCCCGTGTTTCGTTCCTGTTTTGCTGGATCAGAGAGCGTCACACGTGTTCAGCCTAGAAAGCCCAGGGCTTGGGCTCTGGTGCCTTGCCTGCCTCCGTCGCCCTCTCCTTGCCCTTCTCTGTCTGGAACACCTTGGTCAGAAGCTGGACAGATGTGGTCTGGCTGGTGCTTTTCCAGCCTCGATTGTTTCTGTCGTGGTCTTTCTCTTCCCTGTGCCAGGGTCACTGGGCACGTCTTCCGTGCTTGGTCCCTCCCCTGTggaggcccctgctgcccttgacCTTGTGGTCTTGGTGTGGTCTGGGCAGGGGTGTGGGCCTGCAGCATCGCTAACCAGCCGCCGTGGCTTTGGGGGGGTCATCTGGCCTGTTGAAACCTAGGGGCAGCCCTGATGATCTCTGAATCGCCTCTCGGGTCCTTCTTCCCGTCTTGAAGCATATTGCACGTTGACAGCCAAGTAGCTCTGTGGTCCTGTCTTGTCAGATCTCAGTCTGACAGCCTTCCTCGTTCCTTCCGTCTCCCTCCCCTTCAAGTCAGACCTGCCGTGTTCCTGCAGGGTGGCTGGTTAAGTTCTTGGTCACACCCCCACTGTCTCTTTATGGAAGGATCGCTTGGCCCGCCCTGAGAGTTCTCTCCTCCGCAGGCTTTCTCAGTGTTGGCAGAGTGGACAGGCTGAGACTTTTCCAGATCCTCAAGCTCTTCTTCCTTTTGACTGACAATCCCATCTTtaagtcatttctctcttctcatatTTTACTGTAAACACTCAAGAGAAGCCAAGCTTCCCTTTCAACACTCTGCTCAGAAACAGCTTCAGCCGGGTATGCGATTTCATCCGTCACTGCTTCTACCTTCCGCAGACAGCGGGACAGGAACACAGTTCAGCTGAGCACTTGGCCTCTGTATAACAATGATCGCCGTTCCTTCGGTTCCCAGTAACATGTTCTTCATTCCGTCTCAGACTTCCCAGAATGGCCTTTTCCGTCTGCATTTCCACCCACCTTCTGCTTGTGGCCCCTGAGGAATTCTCTCAGAAGACAGGgctctctctccagctctcctCCTGTGCTCCCACCAGCATCACCCATGAGGGTCCGTTCccggctgtgtaggctccttctAGACGCACCTCCAGACTCCCGGCCTCTGCCTGTTACCTGAATCCACAGCCGCATCCACATTTTTCCATATGTATATTGCTTAtttatttggtttgttttctgtcttggcccctgtcttagtctgttccggctgctgtaacaaaatcccgcagactaggtggcttataaaaaacagaaattggggccagccccatggcttagcagttaagtgcgcacgctccgctactggcggcccaggttcagatcccgggcacgcaccgaggcaccgcttctctggccatgctgaggccgcaacccacatacagcaactagaaggatgtgcaactatgacatacaactatctactggggctttggggaaaaaaaaaggaggaggattggcaatagacgttagctcagggctggtcttcctcagcaaaaagagaagagttggcatggatgttagctcagggctgatcttcctcacacacacacagaaaaagcagatatttatttctcatggttccggaggctggaagtctgagatcagggtgctggcACGGTCAGGTGAGGGCCTCTTCCGGGTGCAGACTTCTCCCCGTGTCCTCGCATGGGGGAAGGGTCTAGGGGCTCTGTGGGGTCCCTtctataagagcactaatcctatCCGTGggggttccaccctcatgacctaagcatctCCGAAGGTCCCCCCTCACATCGGAAGGCGGCTGGAAGCTTCTCCACCCTGCTTGAATTCACAAGTTCTACGGGGTTTAGGAATATCTTATAATTAAAATCATCAGGTCACAGAGATCTTCAGGGGGGGAGTCGACTCAGATTCTAACTCATAACATCTTACATGTCTCTTCCCTGCTCTGGAGAAGATTGGTTAGAAATGCAGGAAAGGCTGACCGGCCCTTGGAGATGAGGCGTCCAGCTCAGGACGGGTGTGGAGTCCGTGTCTCCTTCCTCCCTGAGGGGGCCTtgcagggcagcagggagccAGGAGTGCTGCCATCCGCCACCTCCAGGGCAGGAGGGCCGAGCCTCGGGGAAGGCTCCGTGCCAGCACAAAGGAGAAGCCATGGCAGCCAGCGCGCACGTCACCTCCCCGGAGCAGAGCCCTCCATCTGCGTGGGCGTCTCCAGCAGAGTCCAGGCCGGCCGGGTGACAGGCGCAGCCCACGGACACTTAACAGTGAATGATGGTCAGAAGAATTCAGCAACGCGAAAACTGAGATGCACACGGGAGAACCTGGGCTTGGAGGAAACAGGCAGTTCAGGGTACAGAAAACCTAAGGGAGAGTCGAGGCAGTGGGGTGTCCTGAAGCCAGAGCGACCAGAGCAGAGAACGAGAGCAGTCGCGAGAGGCGGCTGAGTTGCCATGTCAGGGCAGCAGCACGCTCGTCCTTCGGGGTGGGATGTTGGCCGCGTGTCTAGATGTCACACGAGAAGCAGGGCAAGGCGGCCGCCCGGAGCCAAAGAGTTGGGTCTCGGGAGCTGGTGCCGGGGCTGTCACCTTCAGTGCGGGCTTCGGGACCACGGCTTAACCTCCACGGACTTCGTTTTGATAAAAATAACATTGAAAACACACTTTCTGGAACGTTGAAGTGCAGCGTGATGTGTCCCAAAACTGGGACTTGGAGGAGCCTCGTGGCGGCTGACGGCGCCTCCTCGCAGGCGGGCTCCTGGTTGGCGTGAGGACGTGACCTCTGAGTCTGAGCCGGGTCATGGTAGGGACAGACGTCAGCCAGGGTTAATTCTGTGTCCTGTGGCCCTTCCACCTGCAGTGGAGGTGCGTGTCCCGTTTACCAAGTCATTTTCTGGAATGAGGCTTTTCCTTTAACTCCAGAGCGTGCTCTGtgcccagctgtccttccagCTCACTGGGTCCTCTTCTTTTCATGAGGCCTCCAGAGCAGCGTGTCCCCGGGAACGTTAGTGTTCCAGGAAGTTAGGTCTCGGGGTCCCGTCAGCGCCTGGAGGTCGGGGCCCAGCGAGGGCTCTCGGGGGGTTTGTCTGTTGCCTGTGTCATCCACGGGGAAAGAGCTGCAGGTTGGTTTGTGCTGTCAGTGATGACAGCGTGCTTCTGTAAGCTGTCCCCAGAGGGTCCCcagtgtgccctgccctgtctCTTACAGGACCTGCTGGACCCGGCCCGGTGGCGGATGCTGATCCAGCAGTTCCGGTACGACAACTACCGGCTGCACCAGCTGGGAAACAACTCCGTGTTCACCCTCACCCTGCAGGCCGGCCTCTCGGCGATAAAGACACCGTATCCTTCCGGCTGTGGGGGCCCCTTGTGCTCGGCCCCACTCGGTCTGGCTTCACGTCCGTGATCCTGCTCCTTGCCAACCTTTGTCTTCTGTCGGGAGAACCAACTGCAGACTGGGCTCATGACTTGTGTTGTGGCTCCGCGGTGTGGAGACGGTCGGAGGCAGAGAGTCTTGTCTTCGCTTGGTTGCAGAAACCTCACTGAGCCCGCTCCATCTCCGTCTCGTTCCAGACGTGCCAGGAGCACTGCCTGGTGATCAGACAGCAGATGTTTGCATGTTTCCTGGCAGCTGGGACTTCAACCATTCAGAGTACTTTCCCATGAGATTCCCAAGAATCCTCTAGAACTTTAGTTGGTCTGAGCCCTTGTTGGCCTGGCCAAGTGTCTTCTCTTCTCGAACTCATGAAACGGTGGTCACATCTCATGGAGCAGCAGTCCTGTCCCCAGAGAGCTGAGACCTTCCTACCCCAGCATGTGGGTCCCTCTGTCCCGATGGCAGATCCCTCTTGAGTACAGAATGTGGTCCCCTCCCGGATTGCCCCTAGGTTTCTCCCCATCAGGACCCCTTAGTCATCATCTGTCAGCACCGTCATCTGACGCTGGGCACATTGGACAGGCCCCATGTGTGACAGGACTTGGGTCCTGTTGAGGAGGACAGGGGCCCAGAGGGCTAATGACTGTCCCGGGGCCACTGCTGGTGCCCAGCAGAGCCTGGCGGGGAGCCAGGGTAGCCTATGTCTAGCGCTTTCGAGAGAAGCACTTGCTCTGTAGCTCTCAGCCTTCTCTGGGTCTGAGCCCGTCCCGGTGCACGGGGTGGGGAGGGCACGTGGGGCTGCCGAGCTTACCTGTTCCCTCTTTCCAAATGCAGGAGGGACCCTGGGCTCTTGTTCCCACTCAGGCCTCAGTGAGGCTGTTTCCTGCCAAATGTAGTGTTTTCTTTGCCTGAAAGAAAACTCCACACTGGCTTTCTGCCTGGTGCCCGAGCGGCTGGGAGGGAGCAGCCCCAATGCACCCTGTCGCCCGCCACCCCGCGACCCTTCCTTAACCTGAAGCACAGTCAGTGCTACAAGGAGGACGGCAGCTCCAAGAGCCCCGACTGCCCCGTGTGCAGCCGCTCGCTGAACAAGCTGGCGCAGCCCCTGCCCATGGCCCACTGCGCCAACTCCCGCCTGGTCTGCAAGATCTCGGGCGATGTGATGAACGAGAACAACCCGCCCATGATGCTGCCAAACGGCTACGTCTACGGCTACAATGTGAGGGCCggagggggcgggggccgggggaggGCGGGCTGTCCCCCTCTCCGTTTGCAGCAGGAGCAGACGGGCTCCAGCCCTGAGCTGTCATTTG includes:
- the MAEA gene encoding E3 ubiquitin-protein transferase MAEA isoform X1; its protein translation is MAVQESAAQLSMTLKVQEYPTLKVPYETLNKRFRAAQKNIDRETSHVTMVVAELEKTLSSCPAVDSVVSLLDGVVEKLSVLKRKAVESIQAEDESAKLCKRRIEHLKEHSSDQPAAASMWKRKRMDRMMVEHLLRCGYYNTAVKLARQSGIEDLVNIEMFLTAKEVEESLERRETATCLAWCHDNKSRLRKMKGRQSEHDAKTGRKSRVASGSPKESEDLGMETIKGKPEVSCLEFSLRIQEFIELIRQNKRLDAVRHARKHFSQAEGSQLDEVRQVMGMLAFPPDTHISPYKDLLDPARWRMLIQQFRYDNYRLHQLGNNSVFTLTLQAGLSAIKTPQCYKEDGSSKSPDCPVCSRSLNKLAQPLPMAHCANSRLVCKISGDVMNENNPPMMLPNGYVYGYNSLLSIRQDDKVVCPRTKEVFHFSQAEKVYIM
- the MAEA gene encoding E3 ubiquitin-protein transferase MAEA isoform X2, whose product is MAVQESAAQLSMTLKVQEYPTLKVPYETLNKRFRAAQKNIDRETSHVTMVVAELEKTLSSCPAVDSVVSLLDGVVEKLSVLKRKAVESIQAEDESAKLCKRRIEHLKEHSSDQPAAASMWKRKRMDRMMVEHLLRCGYYNTAVKLARQSGIEDLVNIEMFLTAKEVEESLERRETATCLAWCHDNKSRLRKMKSCLEFSLRIQEFIELIRQNKRLDAVRHARKHFSQAEGSQLDEVRQVMGMLAFPPDTHISPYKDLLDPARWRMLIQQFRYDNYRLHQLGNNSVFTLTLQAGLSAIKTPQCYKEDGSSKSPDCPVCSRSLNKLAQPLPMAHCANSRLVCKISGDVMNENNPPMMLPNGYVYGYNSLLSIRQDDKVVCPRTKEVFHFSQAEKVYIM